From a region of the Roseivirga sp. 4D4 genome:
- the arsC gene encoding arsenate reductase (glutaredoxin) (This arsenate reductase requires both glutathione and glutaredoxin to convert arsenate to arsenite, after which the efflux transporter formed by ArsA and ArsB can extrude the arsenite from the cell, providing resistance.), producing MLQILHNPRCRKSRETLQLIQETGVDVEVIEYLKDVPSQAELKGIIQKLNISPTELLRKGEAIFKEQFKGKTLTDDEWIEVMVNNPKLIERPIVIKGDNAVIGRPPENVKSLL from the coding sequence ATGTTACAAATCCTTCACAATCCGCGGTGTAGAAAAAGCCGCGAGACCTTGCAGCTTATCCAAGAAACAGGTGTTGACGTTGAGGTTATCGAGTACCTAAAAGATGTGCCGAGCCAAGCAGAGCTTAAGGGCATTATTCAAAAGCTTAATATTAGCCCTACTGAACTTCTAAGAAAAGGGGAGGCAATTTTTAAGGAGCAATTCAAAGGGAAGACCCTTACCGATGACGAGTGGATTGAAGTGATGGTCAATAATCCTAAGCTGATCGAAAGGCCGATTGTCATTAAAGGGGATAATGCGGTCATCGGAAGACCTCCTGAGAACGTTAAGTCACTTCTTTAA
- a CDS encoding arginine decarboxylase, which translates to MKSYFDLIDQTFEFPTEEFKVNGKYLEFHGISLHDVIKEHGTPLKITYIPKIAENIQRAKKWFSDAIAKHNYKGDYTYCYCTKSSHFEFVLDEVIDNDCHIETSSAFDLQIVKSLYQKGKIDKDALIVCNGFKRPLYVQYIQELINDGFNNCIPVLDNLNELDEYKSRIDKDFQIGIRVAADEEPNFEFYTSRLGIRYSDINALYTDQIKGTNAKLKMLHFFINTGIKDTAYYWSELSRFMYKYCELKKICPELDTIDIGGGFPIKTSMTFEYDYAYMVDQIVENIKWICNKSNVPMPNIITEFGSFTVGESGAIIYSVLDQKLQNDKELWYMVDGSFITSLPDAWGMNQKFILLAINKWDHPFQKINMGGLTCDSMDYYNSESHSSELFMPLIEEDEKLYVGFFHTGAYQDSLGGYGGIQHCLIPAPKHVLIDKDEDGQLFTTVFAEEQNHDSMMKILGY; encoded by the coding sequence GTGAAAAGCTACTTTGATCTAATAGACCAGACTTTCGAGTTTCCTACGGAAGAATTCAAGGTAAATGGAAAGTACCTTGAATTTCATGGAATCTCGCTCCATGACGTGATAAAAGAGCATGGAACGCCCTTGAAAATCACCTACATCCCGAAAATCGCTGAGAATATCCAACGGGCAAAAAAGTGGTTTAGTGATGCAATCGCAAAGCACAATTATAAGGGTGATTATACCTATTGCTACTGTACAAAGTCCTCTCATTTCGAATTTGTATTAGACGAAGTGATTGACAATGATTGTCATATCGAGACTTCATCAGCCTTTGACCTACAGATTGTTAAAAGTCTTTATCAAAAGGGGAAAATCGATAAGGATGCACTGATTGTTTGCAATGGATTTAAGCGACCACTATACGTGCAGTATATCCAGGAACTCATCAATGATGGATTCAATAACTGCATTCCTGTACTAGACAATCTCAATGAGCTAGATGAGTACAAGTCAAGAATTGACAAGGACTTTCAGATTGGTATTCGCGTAGCGGCCGATGAGGAGCCAAACTTTGAATTCTATACCTCCAGACTTGGGATTCGCTATAGCGACATCAATGCCCTATACACAGACCAAATAAAGGGTACTAACGCTAAGCTAAAGATGCTCCACTTCTTCATCAATACGGGCATCAAAGACACAGCTTATTACTGGAGTGAATTAAGTAGGTTCATGTACAAGTATTGTGAATTAAAGAAGATCTGCCCTGAACTCGACACTATCGATATTGGAGGCGGTTTCCCTATTAAAACTTCAATGACCTTTGAATACGACTATGCTTATATGGTCGATCAGATAGTTGAAAATATAAAATGGATTTGCAATAAGAGTAACGTCCCGATGCCCAATATCATCACAGAATTCGGGTCATTTACCGTGGGTGAAAGTGGCGCCATCATCTATTCGGTTCTGGATCAGAAGTTGCAAAACGACAAGGAGCTTTGGTATATGGTGGATGGCTCTTTTATCACCAGTTTGCCTGACGCTTGGGGTATGAATCAGAAGTTCATCCTCCTGGCTATCAATAAATGGGATCATCCATTCCAGAAAATCAATATGGGCGGGTTGACCTGTGATAGTATGGATTACTATAACTCAGAATCGCACTCATCTGAACTTTTCATGCCTTTGATTGAAGAGGATGAAAAGCTATATGTTGGCTTCTTTCACACTGGGGCTTATCAGGATTCTCTTGGAGGATATGGTGGTATTCAGCATTGTCTGATCCCTGCTCCAAAGCATGTGCTAATAGACAAAGATGAGGATGGACAGTTGTTTACAACCGTTTTTGCTGAGGAGCAAAACCATGATAGTATGATGAAGATCTTAGGATATTAG
- the rocF gene encoding arginase, whose amino-acid sequence MRKIRLVEVRSELAAGTRGASMGIDALKIASIKRHSNFFMRFEPVSVKDENQLLFGDPQFDFAKYGEGVFTMLNRVCDTITELRKEQLFPIVLAGDHSTAAGTICGIKQADPEKRLGVIWIDAHADFHSPYTTPSGNMHGMPLAMVTAIDNEACEVNDVEEETEALWERIKKIGGRGPKIAPSDVVFIGVRDTEAPEEHILKEHGIRNFSTEEVNQKGVEAVASEALEILSECDQVYISFDVDSLDTSISTGTGTPVPNGLSKEQAFDLNRELIKDKRVCCWEIVEVNPTLDTENRMAESAFDILEATTDSLIKNF is encoded by the coding sequence ATGAGGAAAATTAGATTGGTTGAAGTGAGGTCTGAACTGGCAGCAGGTACCCGAGGTGCCAGCATGGGCATAGACGCACTTAAAATCGCAAGTATTAAAAGGCACTCGAACTTCTTTATGCGCTTCGAGCCTGTAAGTGTCAAGGACGAAAATCAACTCCTTTTTGGTGACCCACAATTTGATTTTGCCAAGTACGGTGAGGGTGTGTTTACCATGCTTAATAGGGTATGTGATACCATTACCGAATTGAGAAAGGAACAACTCTTTCCAATCGTATTGGCAGGGGATCATTCTACTGCCGCGGGTACTATCTGTGGCATTAAGCAGGCCGACCCGGAAAAGCGACTGGGCGTCATATGGATAGACGCACATGCCGACTTCCATTCTCCCTACACTACACCATCCGGTAACATGCATGGTATGCCGCTGGCCATGGTGACTGCCATTGACAACGAGGCTTGCGAAGTGAATGATGTGGAGGAAGAAACAGAAGCTCTTTGGGAAAGGATCAAGAAGATAGGGGGGAGAGGCCCTAAAATAGCCCCAAGCGATGTCGTATTCATCGGAGTTAGAGATACAGAGGCTCCCGAGGAACATATTTTGAAAGAACATGGTATTCGAAACTTCAGCACCGAAGAGGTGAACCAAAAAGGCGTTGAAGCTGTCGCAAGTGAGGCCTTGGAGATACTATCAGAATGCGATCAGGTCTATATATCCTTTGATGTTGATAGCCTGGATACTTCAATTTCTACTGGAACGGGTACTCCGGTACCTAATGGTTTGTCAAAGGAGCAGGCTTTCGACCTAAATAGAGAGTTGATAAAAGATAAAAGAGTTTGTTGTTGGGAAATTGTGGAGGTGAACCCAACTTTGGACACTGAAAACCGGATGGCGGAGAGTGCTTTCGATATTCTCGAGGCCACAACCGACTCTCTGATTAAGAATTTCTAA
- the argS gene encoding arginine--tRNA ligase, whose amino-acid sequence MEEQIKQGIADALKALYSHEVAAEAIALQPTRKEFEGTYTFVTFPFARFSKKNPEETGNEIGAYLETHCEVVSGFNTVKGFLNISVSEASQVQSFIQMFNGKDVAASSLFDVAPTGRTVVVEYSSPNTNKPLHLGHLRNNFLGNSVSRILKAAGNEVHKVQIINDRGIHICKSMLAWLRFGEGETPETSGLKGDHLVGKYYVAFDKAFKAEVADLVAKGFQQEQAEKEAPILLEAQEMLKKWEAKDPEVYALWEKMNGWVYEGFNATYDKMGVDFDQLYYESDTYLIGRDRVMEGLEKGVFFKKEDGSVWVDLTDEGLDEKLLLRSDGTSVYMTQDIGTALMRFDDYPGLSQLIYTVGNEQEYHFKVLFLILKKLGYHWASSCYHLSYGMVDLPSGKMKSREGTVVDADDLMQEMANTAKSRTEELGKIDGFSEDQASELYEMLGLGAIKYFLLKVDPRKRMLFNPEESIEFQGNTGPFIQYTHARISSILRKANQLGVSFDAENFDQVNEIHQMEKDLIYALGLYPEKLKAAAEAYSPAVIAQYVYDLAKDYNRFYAELSIFNESDKNLQQFRVALSALTAQTIKVSMGLLGVDVPDRM is encoded by the coding sequence ATGGAAGAACAGATTAAGCAAGGTATCGCTGACGCCTTGAAAGCATTATATAGCCATGAAGTGGCTGCTGAGGCAATCGCCTTACAACCCACTCGAAAAGAGTTTGAAGGCACTTATACTTTTGTCACTTTCCCTTTTGCCAGGTTTTCCAAAAAGAACCCTGAAGAAACGGGTAATGAGATTGGTGCTTACCTAGAAACTCATTGCGAGGTGGTCTCTGGTTTCAATACAGTCAAGGGCTTTTTAAACATCTCTGTATCAGAAGCATCTCAGGTTCAGAGTTTCATTCAAATGTTCAATGGTAAGGACGTGGCCGCCTCATCACTCTTTGACGTTGCGCCTACTGGCAGAACGGTTGTGGTAGAGTACTCATCCCCCAATACCAATAAGCCACTTCATTTAGGACATTTGCGTAATAATTTCCTAGGCAACTCTGTTTCCAGAATCCTAAAAGCCGCTGGAAATGAGGTGCATAAGGTACAGATCATCAACGATCGTGGTATTCATATCTGTAAGTCCATGTTGGCATGGTTACGATTTGGCGAAGGTGAAACGCCAGAGACTTCGGGCTTGAAGGGGGACCATCTGGTAGGTAAATACTATGTAGCTTTTGATAAAGCATTCAAGGCTGAGGTGGCCGATTTAGTAGCCAAAGGTTTTCAGCAAGAACAAGCTGAAAAAGAAGCACCGATTCTTTTGGAAGCCCAGGAGATGCTCAAGAAATGGGAAGCAAAAGATCCTGAAGTCTACGCACTTTGGGAGAAAATGAATGGCTGGGTCTATGAAGGCTTTAATGCTACATATGACAAGATGGGGGTTGATTTTGATCAGCTTTACTACGAAAGCGATACTTATTTGATTGGTCGCGATCGTGTAATGGAAGGCCTTGAAAAAGGTGTGTTCTTTAAAAAAGAAGATGGGTCCGTTTGGGTTGATTTGACCGATGAAGGTCTCGATGAGAAGCTCTTGCTAAGAAGTGATGGGACCTCTGTTTACATGACGCAGGATATAGGTACTGCACTCATGCGCTTCGATGATTACCCAGGATTGAGTCAACTGATTTATACCGTGGGTAATGAACAAGAGTACCATTTCAAAGTCCTCTTCCTGATCCTTAAGAAACTCGGCTACCATTGGGCGTCTTCATGCTATCACCTTTCTTATGGAATGGTAGACCTTCCTTCCGGGAAGATGAAGTCAAGAGAGGGCACAGTGGTCGATGCGGATGATTTAATGCAGGAAATGGCGAATACCGCTAAGTCAAGAACTGAAGAACTCGGCAAAATCGATGGCTTTTCAGAGGATCAGGCCAGTGAGCTTTATGAAATGCTTGGCCTTGGCGCCATCAAGTACTTCTTACTGAAAGTCGATCCGCGAAAGCGAATGCTATTCAATCCTGAAGAATCAATCGAGTTTCAGGGAAATACAGGGCCTTTTATTCAATATACCCATGCACGAATCAGTTCTATCCTAAGAAAAGCGAATCAGCTTGGGGTGAGTTTTGACGCTGAAAATTTCGATCAGGTCAATGAAATCCATCAAATGGAAAAGGACTTGATTTACGCCTTAGGTCTTTATCCAGAAAAGTTAAAGGCTGCTGCGGAGGCTTATTCACCCGCTGTGATTGCTCAGTATGTGTATGATTTGGCAAAAGATTATAATCGATTCTATGCCGAACTCTCCATCTTCAATGAGTCGGACAAAAACTTGCAGCAATTTAGGGTAGCTCTTTCTGCTTTAACAGCACAAACCATTAAGGTCAGTATGGGTTTACTAGGGGTTGATGTTCCCGATAGAATGTAA
- a CDS encoding 1,4-dihydroxy-2-naphthoate polyprenyltransferase encodes MKNWIVAFRLRTLPLALASIGMGAFLAGASGNFDALVFGLCALTTIFLQVLSNLANDYGDSIHGADSTERQGPSRAVQSGAITKAQMKRAILIFVLLSLASGIALIYVAFGWMSFNFNLFLGIGALAILAAITYTAGYKPYGYAGLGDISVLIFFGFVAVMGSAFLYEQSLNWNYLLPAISVGFFSVAVLNVNNIRDIESDEKAGKRSIPVRLGRDAAVRYHWFLLFSGFAAALVYVALNYVAVTQFLFVLSLPLLLVNARAVHSKRNAAELDPFLKQMALSTLLFVVLFGLGSLL; translated from the coding sequence ATGAAAAACTGGATAGTCGCTTTTAGGTTAAGGACACTGCCCTTGGCATTGGCTTCGATTGGTATGGGGGCTTTCCTTGCGGGGGCATCAGGCAATTTCGATGCACTTGTTTTCGGCTTGTGTGCTCTGACAACCATCTTTCTGCAGGTACTTTCCAACCTGGCCAATGACTACGGTGACTCTATTCACGGTGCTGATAGCACTGAAAGACAAGGCCCCTCTCGGGCAGTGCAATCTGGTGCGATCACTAAAGCACAAATGAAACGGGCCATTCTAATCTTTGTATTGCTTTCCTTGGCAAGTGGTATAGCCTTGATATATGTGGCTTTCGGTTGGATGAGTTTCAATTTTAACTTATTCCTTGGCATTGGCGCATTGGCCATCTTAGCGGCCATAACTTATACCGCAGGGTATAAGCCCTATGGTTATGCGGGCCTCGGGGATATCAGTGTCTTGATATTCTTTGGTTTTGTTGCTGTGATGGGTAGTGCCTTTTTGTATGAGCAAAGCTTAAATTGGAACTATCTGTTGCCCGCTATTTCAGTGGGATTCTTTTCTGTGGCCGTGTTGAATGTAAATAACATCAGAGATATTGAGTCAGATGAGAAGGCAGGGAAACGATCTATCCCTGTTAGACTAGGTAGAGATGCTGCTGTCAGGTATCATTGGTTTCTTCTTTTTTCCGGTTTTGCTGCCGCTTTGGTCTATGTGGCGCTCAACTACGTTGCTGTTACTCAGTTTCTGTTTGTACTCAGCTTACCATTGTTGCTAGTCAATGCAAGAGCAGTCCACTCAAAAAGGAATGCCGCTGAACTCGATCCGTTTTTGAAGCAAATGGCCTTGTCAACTTTGCTTTTCGTTGTTCTTTTTGGTCTGGGGAGCCTCTTATAA